The proteins below come from a single Cylindrospermopsis raciborskii Cr2010 genomic window:
- a CDS encoding MFS transporter produces the protein MRNSPSLDPDLRKNLVVIFTCGLLFWSALASLLPTLPLYIESLGSTKQQIGIVMGSFAVGVLVFRPQVGKLADRQGRKLVLLIGMVVATIAPLGYLAVKSLVGLMLIRAFHGISIAAFATAYIALVSDLAPNDRRGEIIGYMSLVNPIGVAVGPALGGYLQAIAGYTPLFIFSGLLAGLGLICVIPITNPPTWKNNKQETGDDFWGILISPRVRVPTIILLMIGFSIGTIHTFIALYIKSIGVDLNAGLFFAAAAISSFVIRLFVGRASDKYGRGLFVTLSLIAYSIAMLIIWQANSSPILLLGAIVEGAASGIAIPMISAMMTDRALPHERGRIFSVSLTGFDLGLGIAGPVVGYIAQSTSYRHVFGLSFSLTLLAILIFISQSNHGVFQSLRFALGRSKDVYQQSASDSPTLSTNT, from the coding sequence GTGAGAAATTCCCCCAGCTTAGATCCTGACTTGAGGAAAAACTTAGTAGTAATCTTTACATGTGGTTTGTTATTTTGGTCAGCTTTAGCGTCTTTATTGCCCACATTGCCATTATACATAGAGTCTCTAGGTTCAACAAAGCAACAAATTGGTATTGTTATGGGTAGCTTTGCTGTGGGAGTGTTGGTGTTTCGTCCCCAGGTAGGAAAATTAGCAGACCGTCAGGGGAGAAAGCTGGTTTTACTAATTGGTATGGTAGTAGCAACAATTGCCCCCCTAGGTTATTTAGCGGTAAAATCCCTAGTGGGATTGATGCTAATTAGAGCCTTTCATGGTATAAGCATTGCAGCATTTGCTACAGCCTATATCGCACTAGTATCGGATTTAGCCCCGAATGACCGTCGTGGCGAAATTATTGGGTATATGAGCTTAGTTAATCCCATTGGGGTAGCAGTTGGTCCTGCACTGGGTGGATATTTACAAGCCATAGCGGGTTACACCCCATTATTTATTTTCTCCGGTTTACTAGCTGGTTTAGGTTTAATCTGTGTGATTCCTATAACCAATCCCCCCACATGGAAAAATAACAAACAAGAAACAGGGGATGATTTCTGGGGAATTTTAATTAGTCCTCGAGTTCGTGTCCCAACAATTATATTATTGATGATAGGTTTTTCTATTGGTACCATACACACCTTTATCGCTCTGTATATTAAATCAATAGGAGTTGATTTAAACGCTGGCTTATTTTTCGCTGCTGCAGCCATTTCCAGCTTTGTTATTAGATTATTTGTGGGTAGAGCTTCAGACAAATATGGTAGGGGTTTATTTGTCACTCTTAGTTTAATCGCTTATAGCATAGCTATGCTAATTATTTGGCAAGCCAACAGTTCTCCAATTCTCCTATTGGGAGCAATTGTGGAGGGTGCTGCTTCTGGTATTGCCATTCCCATGATTTCTGCTATGATGACTGATAGAGCCCTACCCCATGAACGAGGGCGCATTTTCAGTGTATCTCTGACGGGATTTGATCTGGGACTGGGTATAGCTGGTCCAGTAGTGGGTTACATAGCCCAATCCACTAGTTATCGTCATGTTTTTGGTCTTAGTTTCAGTTTAACCCTCCTAGCTATTTTAATCTTCATTTCCCAATCTAATCATGGGGTATTCCAATCACTACGCTTTGCCCTAGGTCGTAGTAAGGATGTTTATCAACAATCAGCAAGCGATTCTCCAACCTTATCTACCAATACCTAA
- a CDS encoding esterase-like activity of phytase family protein, with translation MKENKKAKWKNPRMVIYAIITIVVVSIIGLFLGQIATATVRITDIEFLGVATLPTGYTFQNTQVGGLSGITYDVENDLYYVVSDDRGQKGPPRFYNFKIDLSKGKLDQSKVLPVGVTTLLDENNQKFALGGIDPEGIAVTKKSTVFISSEGDVSESINPFIHEFSLASGNAINSLPIPEKFLPDGKNQRGVRNNLAFESLTITPNNQMLFTATENALVQDGEAAKPNFGTPCRILQYNLSYNQPQKEFLYPMEPVTPLFNFTGRFDSGLSDLVALDNRGNFLSLERSFTGLGFAVSLFEVSLNNADDIHNIPNLATVDMSKIKPVEKKLLLDLQTLPLPLDNIEGLTIGPKLSDGSISLILVSDNNFNRLQTTQILALKLKKESPLKKLLRQLGLT, from the coding sequence ATGAAAGAAAACAAAAAAGCCAAATGGAAAAATCCCAGAATGGTCATTTATGCTATTATCACCATAGTCGTTGTTAGTATTATAGGTTTATTTTTGGGTCAGATAGCGACTGCAACTGTTAGAATCACGGACATAGAGTTTCTTGGTGTAGCCACTTTACCCACGGGATATACCTTTCAAAATACTCAAGTAGGTGGACTCTCGGGAATTACTTATGATGTTGAGAACGATCTTTACTATGTTGTTTCCGATGATCGGGGACAAAAAGGACCACCCCGGTTCTATAACTTCAAAATTGACCTAAGTAAAGGGAAGTTAGACCAAAGTAAAGTGTTACCCGTAGGTGTTACAACTCTACTAGATGAAAACAATCAAAAATTTGCCCTTGGGGGAATTGATCCCGAGGGTATTGCAGTGACAAAAAAATCCACCGTCTTTATTTCTTCGGAGGGGGATGTCAGTGAATCAATCAATCCTTTTATTCATGAATTTTCTCTAGCTTCAGGGAACGCAATCAATAGTCTACCCATACCAGAGAAATTTTTACCCGATGGCAAAAATCAACGGGGTGTACGTAATAATTTAGCCTTTGAAAGTCTGACAATCACACCCAACAATCAAATGCTATTTACAGCTACAGAAAACGCCCTAGTTCAAGATGGTGAAGCTGCTAAACCTAACTTTGGTACTCCATGTCGAATTCTACAATATAATCTCAGTTATAATCAACCGCAAAAAGAATTTCTTTACCCGATGGAACCAGTTACACCCCTATTTAACTTCACGGGTAGATTCGATAGTGGACTGTCGGATTTAGTAGCTTTAGATAATAGAGGAAACTTTCTTAGTTTAGAAAGAAGTTTTACTGGTTTGGGCTTTGCAGTTTCCCTCTTTGAAGTATCTTTAAACAATGCTGATGATATTCATAATATCCCCAATCTTGCAACTGTTGACATGAGCAAAATCAAACCAGTTGAGAAAAAATTACTTCTAGATTTACAAACCCTACCCCTACCCTTGGATAATATAGAGGGACTAACTATCGGACCCAAATTATCCGATGGCAGTATTTCCCTAATTTTGGTGAGTGATAACAACTTTAATAGACTACAAACCACCCAAATATTAGCATTAAAGCTGAAAAAAGAATCCCCCTTAAAAAAACTACTACGTCAGTTGGGATTGACCTAG
- a CDS encoding YceD family protein produces the protein MDAIFLPQLTKAPQCTEEIQVDEFLPELETLTPVRGVVRLQHHGNYLEVSGKAESIITCSCNRCLQQYNQRLAIKTKEIIWFDTNSSPVEDLPLEREVAMEDLVETIAPDGYFDPGEWLYEQMCLAIPQRQLCNSNCPGIIATGVNESSVDRRWSALEKLKNQLS, from the coding sequence ATGGATGCTATTTTTCTGCCACAACTAACTAAAGCTCCGCAGTGTACAGAAGAGATTCAGGTTGATGAATTTCTACCGGAGCTGGAAACTTTAACACCCGTGCGTGGTGTTGTTCGTTTGCAACACCATGGTAATTACTTAGAAGTTTCTGGTAAAGCAGAATCTATAATTACTTGTAGCTGTAACCGATGTTTACAACAATATAATCAGAGGTTAGCTATTAAGACTAAAGAAATTATTTGGTTTGACACTAATTCTAGTCCGGTAGAAGATTTACCTTTAGAAAGGGAAGTTGCTATGGAGGATTTGGTAGAAACCATTGCGCCTGATGGTTATTTTGATCCCGGTGAATGGCTATATGAACAGATGTGCTTAGCTATTCCTCAACGCCAGTTATGTAACTCAAATTGTCCGGGAATTATAGCTACTGGGGTTAATGAAAGTTCAGTTGATAGACGTTGGTCAGCTTTAGAGAAATTGAAAAATCAACTTTCCTAA
- a CDS encoding UDP-glucose dehydrogenase family protein — protein MRVCVIGTGYVGLVTGACLAHIGHDVICIDNNEEKIKMMKSGQSPIFEPGLSEIMQSAINSGNIHFSADLVAGVAHGEILFIAVGTPPLPNGESDTRYVEAVARGIGASLNDGYKVIVNKSTVPIGSGDWVRMIVLDGLAERQASLVEGVNSPEFDVVSNPEFLREGSAIYDTFNPDRIVLGGSSPEAIGMMKELYAPIIERKFAVDKSLPPIPLLVTDLSSAEMVKYAANAFLATKISFINEVANICDRVGADVTQVAKGIGLDSRIGSKFLQAGIGWGGSCFPKDISALIHTADDYGYDTQILKAAVSVNERQRVIAIEKLQQALKILKGKTVGLMGLTFKPDTDDLRDAPALKLIQELNRLGAKVKAYDPVISQSGMRHGLSGVLVETDVERLADGCDALVLVTEWQEFISLDYGKMAKLMKHAVMIDGRNFLEPKMLINAGFQYLGIGR, from the coding sequence ATGCGCGTTTGTGTAATTGGAACCGGTTACGTAGGGTTAGTAACGGGAGCCTGTCTAGCACACATTGGACATGATGTTATTTGTATAGATAACAACGAAGAAAAAATTAAAATGATGAAGTCTGGACAATCGCCAATTTTTGAGCCAGGACTATCGGAAATTATGCAATCTGCCATAAATAGCGGTAATATTCATTTTTCAGCAGATTTAGTCGCAGGAGTGGCCCATGGGGAAATTCTGTTTATTGCAGTGGGAACACCTCCCTTACCAAATGGTGAAAGTGATACTAGATATGTAGAAGCAGTAGCTCGTGGTATTGGAGCAAGTTTGAATGATGGTTATAAGGTGATTGTGAATAAATCTACCGTACCTATTGGTTCTGGTGATTGGGTACGAATGATTGTGCTAGATGGCCTTGCTGAACGCCAAGCATCCTTGGTAGAAGGAGTAAATTCCCCTGAGTTTGATGTGGTTAGCAATCCAGAGTTTTTACGGGAAGGTTCGGCAATTTATGATACTTTTAACCCAGACCGAATTGTTCTAGGAGGAAGTAGTCCAGAAGCTATTGGTATGATGAAAGAACTCTACGCCCCAATTATAGAAAGAAAATTTGCCGTGGACAAATCCTTACCACCCATACCCTTGTTGGTGACGGATTTGAGTTCAGCTGAAATGGTAAAATACGCGGCAAATGCCTTTTTAGCCACTAAGATTAGCTTTATTAATGAAGTAGCAAATATTTGCGATCGCGTAGGTGCGGATGTTACTCAAGTAGCAAAAGGCATAGGTTTAGATTCCCGCATTGGCAGCAAATTTTTACAAGCTGGAATTGGTTGGGGTGGTTCTTGTTTTCCTAAGGATATATCAGCTCTAATTCACACTGCTGATGACTATGGTTATGATACCCAAATACTCAAAGCTGCGGTAAGTGTAAATGAAAGACAACGGGTAATTGCCATAGAAAAATTGCAACAGGCGTTAAAAATTCTCAAAGGTAAAACCGTAGGACTGATGGGTCTAACCTTTAAACCAGATACGGATGATTTACGGGATGCCCCTGCGCTTAAACTTATACAGGAGCTAAATCGTTTAGGCGCAAAAGTAAAAGCTTACGACCCGGTCATTTCCCAATCTGGTATGCGCCATGGTCTTTCCGGGGTGTTAGTGGAAACCGATGTTGAAAGATTGGCAGATGGTTGTGATGCTTTAGTGCTAGTAACAGAGTGGCAAGAATTTATCAGCTTGGACTATGGAAAAATGGCGAAACTGATGAAACATGCTGTAATGATTGATGGCAGAAATTTTCTAGAACCAAAAATGTTGATTAACGCTGGTTTCCAATATTTAGGTATTGGTAGATAA